CGGACTTCCGCAAGGGTATATGGGGGTTGAGTTCTTTGGTGCAAGATCAAATGCCTGTCAACCCCCTAATGCCAGACAAATCTCTCGGCATTTAAGCTGACACTTGATAGCTTTGATAATTTCCTTTATTAAATTTATTTTTAAACTCCATTGGTGAATTATAATCTAGTGAACCATGCAACCTATCGGTATTGTAGAATTCAATAAAATTAACCAATTTTTCAAATACATCACTCATGCTTTTAAAGTACCAAACTTGCAAAAACTGAGTTTCTAAAATAGAGAAAAAACTTTCAATATAAGCATTCTTATTGGGGCATTTAATGGGAATAAATTCATGTTCAAGACCCATTTCTTCTACATACTGATAAAACATAAATGATGTCATCTGAGGACCATTATCAGATCGAATTGCAAGGTCATCTAAGTTAGGATTATGTTTATCTATGGCCTCTTTAAATGTTACTCGCAAGTCTTTAGCTTTACAGCTGTAGCCGATGTGATAATTTACTATTTCTCTGTTAAAGACATCAATTATGGCCAATAAATAAAAATATTTATTTTCTCCGTGAATGTATCCTGTTTTAATATCAAACTGCCATAGTTTGTTTGGACGATCAATTTTTCTATTTTCTGATAATTTTCTATTATGTTTGATTTTCTTTTTATTTCTTGGGAGCAATAGTTTTTCTTCCTTACATATTCTATAAATTTTTTTGTGATTAACAATTAATTCGTGATCTCTTTTGATATAGTAGTGAAGAGCTTTTGCACCTCCTGCATTTTGAAATTCTTCTCTTTTTCTATAATTTTGAATAATAAATTTAATAGTAGAATCTAAAACAATAGCTCCATCATTGGTGATAGAAAAACCAGGCGGTTTTCTACCTGGTTTATAACTTGATTTAACTTTTGATTTTAAAGAATCGTAATACGTTGAAGATTTAATATCACAGTATTTGAAAACTTGAGTCTTGCTATGTCCTTGAACAATATATTTTTTGGCAATACTTAATCGTTCGCCCACAAGTTGTGAGTTTTTTTTAAAAGGTCTTCAAGGATCATATTTTTAAGTTTTAGATCAGCAATTTCTTTTTTAGCTATCTTTAGCTCGGATTGAGCTTCAGACTTTGGCTGATCTTTTCTTCTCTTGGCCAACCATGTATGAATTGTTGAATCTGGCATGTTATGCTTTTTTGCAACAGCAGCAATATTAGTTGATTCTTCTACTTCTTTTAAGATTCTTTCTTTTTGTTCTTCTGAATACTTCATTGAATAACTCCATTATTAATAATTTTAACACAAAATCCTTACGAGGAAATTGTCCAGAGTATATAGGGGGTCAGAAAGAATGGACCTTGACCCCTTTTCCAGTTATTTGTTTATTTTTTGCAATTCAAAAAGAAATGGCCTTAAAATTCTGTACTGGGATAAAAATGGCTTTGCGTTATGGTATAAGCGCTTGGAAAAAGAAAAGTTTAAATGGCCCACCCATCTCGAAGGAGACTCAATTGCAGTGAATTTTAAGGAAGTTGAGTCCTTTTTGTATGGCCTAGATCCATGGCAAAGACCATTTAAAAAATTAATTTATAAAAAAGTTTAATCTGGCCTTGGCCAATGAGATATCTTTTGGTAACGTAGTTTTATTATGAATGTTCAGTCGCTACCAAATGATATTAATATATTAAAAGAATTGATTCTTCAGAAAGATCAACAGTTAAAAGAAAACAAAAAATACATTGAAGACCTTAAAGATATGATCATGCTTTTGAGACGAAAGAAGTTCGCCTCAAGTTCAGAAAAGGACGTGAATCAGATTCAACTTTTTGACGAACTGGAAGATATTCTTGAGAAGGATTCAAATGAAGAAATTCCAGAAATAGATATTCCTGCTCATAAAAGAAAAAAAGGCGGCAGAAAACCTCTACCAGAACAGCTTCCTAGAGTAGAAGAATTCTATGATTTAAGTGAAGAAGATAAAGTTGGCATGAAGTATATTGGGGATGAGGTTACTGAAAAACTTGAAATTAAACCCGCTGAAATATTTGTCAGAAGAATAGTCAAAAGAAAATATGTGAAGGATGTGGGAGACAGAAGTGTTTTTAAAACAGCACAAGGGCCATGTGAACTTCTTCCTAAGACTATGGCATCAGCGAGTTTATTGTCTTATATTATTACGGGTAAATACTGTGATGCTCTTCCTCTTTACCGACAAGAAAAGATTTTTAAAAGAATTGATGCTGACTTAACCCGCCAAACCATGAGTCGATGGATTATCAAGGTGAGTCATCTGATAGTTCCTCTCTATAATTTTTTAGAAGAAACTTTACTGGATTCAAATTACTTGCAAATGGATGAAACCACAACTCTAGTTTTGAAAGAAGATGGGAAGAAGGCAACGAGTAAAAGTTATATGTGGGTGAGGTACAAACCTGGGGATCATCCGATCGTTTTATATGATTACGCACCCACAAGATCTGGACAGGTCCCCCTTGAACTTTTAAGAGGGTTTAAAGGCCATTTACAAGTTGATGGATACGATGGTTATTCTTTGGCGTGTGAGGAAGGTAATCTTACTCGTTTAGGATGTTGGGATCATTGTCGTCGTAAGTTTTTTGATGCGAGTAAAAGTTCTAATGGTAAGGGGATTGGGAAGAAAGGGATCGAAAGAATTAAAAAACTGTATAAGATAGAAGAAAAAATCCAGAATTTTTCAGATGAAGAAAGATTTAAAGTAAGACAAGAAAAATCGCTTCCGATACTGAAGGAATTTAAAGAATGGATTGATGAGCTTCGCCCTAAACTGACACCAAACTCACTGGCCGGAAAAGCAGTGAACTATACTTTTAATGAGTGGAAGTATTTGATCAATTTTTTAGAAGACGGAAAACTTAATATAAGCAATAGTGCCGTTGAAAATGCCATCCGCCCCTTTTGTCTTGGGAGAAAGAACTGGTTATTTTCTGATACAGTGGATGGAGCAAAAGCAAGTGCTATGTTTTACTCCCTGATAGAAACAGCAAAATACAATGAACTTGAACCCTTTAAATATCTCAATTATATGCTAGAGAAAATCCCAGCGGCCAAAACCGCCCCTAATTTTGAAAAACTACTGCCCTTGAAGATCAACGCTCAGTATCTAAATTAAGATATTGTAGAATAATAAATTGACCTCAAGTCAATATGTGGATTATGTACCGTTTACCGTGAGGGATACGACATAGACCTAATAACTTTAGATGACATTTTAGATATGAGTCTTAATAAGCAAGCTTCTAAGCTAGAAAGGGCCAGGCCAAAGAAGAAGGCTGGTAAAAAAACAACAAAGAGGAAAGTGTCCAAGAAAAAAGTCACTAAGAAAAAGGCTAAAAGGAGAGCTAGCTAGTTAATGTAGAGTGATGATGTTGTCACCGTATTCTTGTTTGTAATATCCATCAAGCAAATCAACACGTTTTTTAGAGAGCTCTTCTAATTCAGATTCGTCTAAGTCAATTAGATCGTTGTTGTAAGCCTCTATTTTCTTGCTCGTACAAAGCATATTAAAGGCAGTTGAAATGTCTTTTGATTGACTCTGTCCCATGTGGGAGTTTCTATCAAAAAAGTCATAAAAGGTATATTGAAATAGGGTTTAGTGTGACGTGTTTTTAAATTTGAGCGAGTTACGCTTGCAAGTAGTTGATTTAGTATAGATAAATTCTTCGCTAGATAGAAGATGAAGCAGTGGCTAAACAAATTTTTGGGATTAGGTCTCCAGTCATCGAAGCCTGGAACAATCTTCACTTTTACGCTCATAGAGGCCCTTTCTATAACTTATCTAAAAACTTTCTGAGTGTATTGATTATTTCGAGAAATGTCGGCATGTCATCATAATGAAGTGGCCTGTTCTCAATGTGTTTTTTGTTATAGAAATTAAAAACACTAGAATCACTCATAATAAATGCCTCATTCTTAGTGAGATCTTTTTCATCGATTTTCCTAAATTTTTTGTCTTTGTGTTCAAAATAGTCTTTGCTTCCAATGAATGATTTTACATCAGCGCGTTTTAACAGCATGTAAACATCATAGTAGTGTCTAAGGAAATTTCGATCCATCTGTCCTGTTTCTTGTTGTTTTCTGAATTTGGAGGAAATAGCTGACAATTTCTCAACAAATGTATATTCAGGATTGTAGCAATTTACTTTATTGGCCCTGTTATCCTTGCATTCAAGTCCTGCTTCTTTCGCAAAATCATAGGCCCAGGATGAAATATCTACTTTTTGAGAAGGGGTCACTTGGTCAAAGCCAACTTCTAATAAGATTCCTGGCTTTAATTTCTCAACCTTTTTTTCAACAATAGAGTCGTAATTAAGTAAAATATCCCCATTACGATATTTTCCATCCGGCTTAATGGAGGGATCGAAGCATACTTTAACTATTCCAGGGATTTCAATATTTTCAATGAGCCATTCAAAAAACTTTTTTCTAGATTCAATATGAGCTGACTTCATGTGATTTTTCCCAGATTTAACACTAAGGCCATCAGGTGGTGTAATAAGTATGTCGATATCTTCAGAAAACCTATTAATTGCACCAAAGCCCTTCGATAAAGAGGTACCGCCTTTCATGTAAAATTCAAAACCAAGATTTTGGAGGCCCCACAAACAATGCATAATCCAATAGTCTTTTTCAACTAAATCTGGCTCAATACCTTTTTGTTCACTAACGGTTAAGATTAAATCGTTAAATCTTATATTCTCATGCAAGAAATTCACTCTTTACCGCCCAGTTGACCTAGATATTGCTTTACCCAGTATTTACCATATTTTTTTGCAAATAATAGGACAACATTTTTATTTAAATTAAGATCTTCACTCCATCGACGCTCTAAATTTTGTAATAACGTTTCACGATTTTCTCCAAGTCTTTCAAGATTGTTTAGCATATCTACAAGAAGATATTCGTCATAATTTTTTGAAGGGAAATTTTTCTTTTTAAAGTGATATGTTGTTTTTCCAAGTTTAACAGTGCCTGCTCTTCTTTTGTTATAGACATATACTTCATTAAATAGCTGAGTTGTTCCAAGCCTAAGACTGTTAAAGTCAGAAACGTTTCTCACCATAAAGTCTTTAGTCTTTAAAAACTTAGCAAGGAGTTCTTCTCTTGATGGAGGAACCTCAAATTTTCCAAGCTTTTTAGGCCTATAATACATTCCTTTTCCAAGGTAGCTTAGGTACCCTTTATCAACCATTTCTTTTAGATCTCTTGAGACAGAAGTCGAAAATTTTGAAAAATCGCATGCCCTGTAGACTTTTCCTGCTGGGAGTTTTGCGGCCAGGCGGTTTAATCGATTAAGCTTACTCGAATATTCCATTTTTTCTCCTATCACTATAATAACACATATCGGCCAAAAATGCATTAAATTTAGTTTCTAAAATAAATGCAAATCATAGAAGTAGTTATGTATAATCGGTACGTTACTGGCATGTGCTTACAAATCTATTCTCATTTCCTTGCTTCTTGGCCTTGGAAAAAGAGCTAATATTGTGAAATTTCTCCGCTGCCCTAGCATCTGGGAAAAGAACAATAGAAAATAATACGAAGATGGTGCTTGAGTAGACCAGGGGATCACTCCCGCTGGCCCCTCGTTCCAACCCATCGTGCCCAATTAAGGCAATAGGCTGAAGACTAAATCATTTGCATTGCCATTGGTAAAGATCAAAGTGAGTTTTAGGCCTGGGAATTGGGTAAAGTCTTGTAAATTTGTTAAAATTTTTCCAAGTGATGGACCTTCTTTGGCTCCTTCTGTTAACCCATTTAAAAAAGATTTTTGTTGCTTGAAAGATAAAGTTACTCATCATTCTATGATTAAATGTTACGCCAAAGTAAGCTACATGCCCTTTAATTTTCATGGAAGTGCAGACCCAGAGATCCTTGAATCTCATTTTGCACCGGTTTTTAATCAACCAGTTCTTGAGATCTGTAAGTCCACTTCTGAGGCTTTTTGAACTCGTTTTAACTTTAATGACCCCGTGTCGTTTACAAACGTAGAAGGTAAAGCCTAGAAAATCAAAGGTTTCCTGTTTAAGAGCGCCAGAGTATTTCCTTCGATCGAATCTAATAAGTTTGGTTTTCTCAGTATTGAGCTTTAACCCATACTTTCCCAGACGACCCTTAAGAGCTTTTAGGATTCTATGGGCATCACTTTCCCGTTCACAACAGATAACAAAGTCATCTGCATAACGGAAGATCTCTGCTTTGCCTTTGAGGTGCTTCTTAACTACCGTCTCGAACCATCCATCGATAACAAAATGAGCAAAGATATTTGCGAGAATAGGACTCACTATAGATCCTTGAGGTGTGCCTTGAGGACTAGGTCTTGGCCCATTTACTGTCATAATTCCAGCTTTTAACATTCTGGAAATATATCTAAGAAAGGTCTTATCTTCAATTTTTATTGCCAGAATTTCAAGAAGCTTTTGATGGTCAATTTGTCCAAAGAAATTCTCTAGATCTACATCAAGAACAACCTCACATTTGTTCAACATAAGGTAGTTTCGAACACTTTTGATAGCCTTGTGACAGCTTCGTCCTGATCTAAAACCAAATGAGTTATTTGAAAATATAGGCTCGTATATTCCTGAAAGCACTTTAGCTGTCATAGATTGTACAATCTTATCCTCAATCCCACTTATCCCAAGCGGCCTATAAGATCCATTAGCTTTAGGGATTAGTACTTCCCTCACTGGTTGGGGCCGGTAGGACATACGCTTCATCTTTTCAATCAAACTTTCAACATTTTCTTCTAATTCCCTCCCATATTCTCCTTTCGTTTTACCATCGATTCCCACGGCCTTTCTTCCATCAAGGCCATGGAAACAACCAGTAAGATTCTCCACGTTAAAGTGAGGCATAAGCCACTTGAACTTTAAACACGGGTCCTCACTGGATAGCTTTGCTATCCTCCGCAGTTTTGTTTCCGTTTGATCACTGAGCTTTGATTTACTCATAAACGTTTCCCTTTGGAGGTCAACTTAACCCAAGACCCTTCCCTCCACGGTCGTTACTCGCTTCATTAGTACTATGGTCTTTCGGACTTCCCACTTCCCGTCTCGATTTCCTCGTTTGTTAAACTTGTCCATCGATACTTCTTTCCATGAAGAGAAAATGGGATCTCCCGTGTTCCTCTAGATTACCTTCAGACATGCCATGCTCTGACGATCCCGGGGATGCTGGGAGTTGACTTCGTACCCATTTATTCAACTTCCCAATGTTGCCTTCCATCTCTACGGAAATGTCGGCCATCACCCATTTCAGTATTACGGGACCCAATAGCTTCAGCCTCTTGGCTTACGGCCTATCTTCTCTCTGTTTACACTTCACCTGAGTCGTTACCTTCTCCGGCGCAAAGCTCGATGCGGGATGTCTTGGGTCAGACTTTCCCGTGGAGACTTTCACTCCGATTATCTAGAAACTTTTCACGGCGTACCGTAGATTCCTAATCGATTTTCCTTTAGACATTCGCACAACCCTTGCTAAAAATTGCTCTTTCATTTCTCGCATTATCTTGTTTTTTCTCTTTTTGAAAAGCACAAAAGGTACTTTCTCCTTCTTGGCGAACTCCCAAATGCTCTTTGAGCTCACTAAGAACATCAGCAATATAGTCAACATCGGTGATTTCAGGATTTGTGCTTGAGTTAATCTCTTCACTGTCTGAGGCAATTGACTCAATTTCATCCATGGAAAAATCTGTATTTTCTTGCTTTCTTCTCTCTAGCCTCTCCCATTCAAAAAACTCTACAGGTGGAACATAAATTCCAAATTCTCTAATGCGATTACAAAAGTACCCTACTGGATCTCTGATTTCTGTATTCCACACTCCTGAGTTTAGATATTGAGAAAATCTCATGACTGAGAACTGAATATCTTCGATGCTGAGATTTGTATGTTTTCTAACTGAGTTAATTGATTTGTGATCAAAGGGATTCTCTAATCTGTCTAATCCAAAAAAATCAAAATCAATTTTGCTTTGCTTTTTTTCAGTTTTGGGATTTGAGCGCTTGCTCTGATTTAAATTAATTTCTTTTTTAGAAATATTCTCTTTTAAATGGACGCAATTTTGTGGATTCTGGGAGATTTCACTATCATTTTTATGGAAACTGGCACGCAAATTAGTGGAAACTGATTTTTGGGAAATTTTTTTAACGCAGAAGATGAATCTGTTTAAAAATCTACTTTTAACACTTAAAGGTTCAGCTATTGAGATCACTCCTTTATCTTGAAGACCTTTAAGGCATTTCTTAAGTGTGTTTTGAGTCATACAGAACTGATTGTCTCTTAAGGTTTTGTACCAAGTTTCAATGCCCATTTCAGGGTTGTTGTTAGCTTCACTGATAAGAAGAAGAGAAAAATAGACCTTTAATTCATTGTCAGTGAGCTCTTTAATAAGTTCTAGCAGTTCATCTCGGTCAATTTTTAAATATCCTCCTTCGAGATTGCCCCATTCC
This portion of the Halobacteriovoraceae bacterium genome encodes:
- a CDS encoding IS3 family transposase, with the translated sequence MGERLSIAKKYIVQGHSKTQVFKYCDIKSSTYYDSLKSKVKSSYKPGRKPPGFSITNDGAIVLDSTIKFIIQNYRKREEFQNAGGAKALHYYIKRDHELIVNHKKIYRICKEEKLLLPRNKKKIKHNRKLSENRKIDRPNKLWQFDIKTGYIHGENKYFYLLAIIDVFNREIVNYHIGYSCKAKDLRVTFKEAIDKHNPNLDDLAIRSDNGPQMTSFMFYQYVEEMGLEHEFIPIKCPNKNAYIESFFSILETQFLQVWYFKSMSDVFEKLVNFIEFYNTDRLHGSLDYNSPMEFKNKFNKGNYQSYQVSA
- a CDS encoding transposase, producing MKYSEEQKERILKEVEESTNIAAVAKKHNMPDSTIHTWLAKRRKDQPKSEAQSELKIAKKEIADLKLKNMILEDLLKKTHNLWAND
- the tnpB gene encoding IS66 family insertion sequence element accessory protein TnpB; this translates as MDLDPFSSYLFIFCNSKRNGLKILYWDKNGFALWYKRLEKEKFKWPTHLEGDSIAVNFKEVESFLYGLDPWQRPFKKLIYKKV
- a CDS encoding IS66 family transposase, translated to MNVQSLPNDINILKELILQKDQQLKENKKYIEDLKDMIMLLRRKKFASSSEKDVNQIQLFDELEDILEKDSNEEIPEIDIPAHKRKKGGRKPLPEQLPRVEEFYDLSEEDKVGMKYIGDEVTEKLEIKPAEIFVRRIVKRKYVKDVGDRSVFKTAQGPCELLPKTMASASLLSYIITGKYCDALPLYRQEKIFKRIDADLTRQTMSRWIIKVSHLIVPLYNFLEETLLDSNYLQMDETTTLVLKEDGKKATSKSYMWVRYKPGDHPIVLYDYAPTRSGQVPLELLRGFKGHLQVDGYDGYSLACEEGNLTRLGCWDHCRRKFFDASKSSNGKGIGKKGIERIKKLYKIEEKIQNFSDEERFKVRQEKSLPILKEFKEWIDELRPKLTPNSLAGKAVNYTFNEWKYLINFLEDGKLNISNSAVENAIRPFCLGRKNWLFSDTVDGAKASAMFYSLIETAKYNELEPFKYLNYMLEKIPAAKTAPNFEKLLPLKINAQYLN
- a CDS encoding nucleotidyl transferase AbiEii/AbiGii toxin family protein — its product is MNFLHENIRFNDLILTVSEQKGIEPDLVEKDYWIMHCLWGLQNLGFEFYMKGGTSLSKGFGAINRFSEDIDILITPPDGLSVKSGKNHMKSAHIESRKKFFEWLIENIEIPGIVKVCFDPSIKPDGKYRNGDILLNYDSIVEKKVEKLKPGILLEVGFDQVTPSQKVDISSWAYDFAKEAGLECKDNRANKVNCYNPEYTFVEKLSAISSKFRKQQETGQMDRNFLRHYYDVYMLLKRADVKSFIGSKDYFEHKDKKFRKIDEKDLTKNEAFIMSDSSVFNFYNKKHIENRPLHYDDMPTFLEIINTLRKFLDKL